Proteins co-encoded in one Flavobacterium sp. M31R6 genomic window:
- a CDS encoding glycoside hydrolase family 3 protein, with protein MTLEQKIGQFFFPAVFINDTEENIQETERLIKEHNIGGLTFFHSRASAATNYESKKKVEFNDDSYQRLKDLIVRYQKCATTPLLMSIDAEWGLAMRVEKTPQYPYAITLGALPERKIDLVYQVGKQIALDLKSAGIHYNLAPLADINNNPDNPVIGYRSFGSNKEKVAQYALEYLRGMSDVGILGCLKHFPGHGNTNVDSHLGLPVLQENLEQLLENELVPFIKGIENQVDSIMIGHLAVPALNDGKETSATLSKNIIESLLRERLGYDGLVISDALNMHSVSKLYDVKGQLEWEAFNAGNDVLCFAENVAEGIQEILKSASPERIEASLNRIMKCKQKAGLFEENPSPAADFDFKITSELNRKIADYCITDLKDNNSSVVLFDAKNRERLAKLSVYKPIDNPFFKTLGPILPSPEYAIENANDLIDTTLIEDLKPFDTILISLFVPKAKPLNKFNLEDSVLEFLGQLFQTKKCILYVFGNPYALQVIPNLQHTNGIVEMYQDFVEFQESAAEQLLEDKKGKGSLPVSITGI; from the coding sequence ATGACACTAGAACAAAAAATAGGACAATTCTTTTTTCCTGCCGTTTTCATCAACGACACGGAAGAGAATATTCAGGAAACGGAACGGTTAATCAAGGAACATAACATTGGTGGATTGACGTTTTTTCATAGCAGAGCCAGTGCGGCTACCAACTATGAGAGCAAGAAAAAAGTAGAATTCAATGACGATAGCTATCAACGTTTGAAAGACCTGATTGTACGTTATCAAAAATGTGCCACCACTCCCCTATTGATGAGTATTGATGCCGAATGGGGCTTGGCCATGCGCGTAGAAAAAACACCTCAATACCCTTATGCCATAACTCTTGGCGCATTGCCCGAAAGGAAAATCGACTTGGTGTACCAAGTGGGAAAACAAATTGCATTAGACTTAAAATCGGCTGGAATCCATTATAATTTGGCACCGTTGGCCGATATTAATAACAACCCTGACAATCCTGTGATTGGATACCGTTCTTTTGGTTCCAACAAAGAAAAAGTGGCTCAATATGCTTTGGAATACCTCCGCGGAATGTCAGATGTTGGAATTCTAGGGTGTTTAAAACACTTCCCGGGTCACGGTAATACCAATGTCGATTCCCATTTGGGATTACCTGTTTTACAGGAAAACCTGGAGCAATTACTCGAAAATGAATTGGTTCCTTTCATAAAAGGAATTGAAAACCAGGTTGATTCAATCATGATAGGTCACCTAGCCGTTCCCGCTTTGAACGACGGAAAGGAAACCTCTGCCACTTTATCCAAAAACATTATCGAGTCGCTTTTGCGCGAACGATTGGGCTATGATGGTCTGGTTATTTCAGATGCTTTGAATATGCATAGTGTTTCCAAACTATATGATGTTAAAGGCCAACTGGAATGGGAAGCTTTCAACGCAGGAAACGACGTCCTTTGTTTTGCCGAAAATGTAGCCGAAGGGATTCAGGAAATATTAAAAAGTGCAAGTCCGGAGCGAATCGAAGCGAGTTTGAACCGCATTATGAAATGCAAACAAAAAGCGGGTCTTTTCGAAGAAAATCCAAGTCCTGCTGCCGATTTTGACTTTAAAATCACTTCCGAACTGAATCGAAAAATAGCCGATTATTGCATTACCGACCTCAAGGACAACAACAGTTCTGTGGTTCTTTTTGATGCAAAAAACAGGGAACGTCTCGCTAAATTGAGTGTTTACAAACCTATCGATAATCCATTTTTTAAAACCTTAGGTCCCATCTTGCCATCCCCTGAATATGCGATTGAAAATGCCAATGACTTAATTGACACAACACTCATAGAAGATCTAAAACCATTTGACACCATACTTATTTCTTTGTTTGTTCCCAAAGCCAAACCCTTGAATAAATTCAATCTGGAAGATTCAGTTTTGGAATTTTTAGGACAATTGTTTCAAACCAAAAAATGCATTCTTTATGTTTTTGGAAACCCATATGCTTTACAAGTAATCCCAAATTTGCAACACACCAACGGAATTGTGGAGATGTACCAAGATTTTGTGGAATTTCAGGAAAGTGCAGCCGAACAATTATTGGAAGACAAAAAAGGAAAAGGAAGTTTACCGGTTTCAATCACAGGTATTTAA
- a CDS encoding glycoside hydrolase family 10 protein, translating to MILKKSLLFPTIYLLLFAVIGYSQKREMHPKNEFRAVWIATVVNIDWPKSSMDSVEKQKADFIDILDTYQKLNYNAVIVQIRSVGDALYPTILAPWSRYLTGREGKAPTPNYDVLEWMISEAHARGFEFHAWLNPYRATFDLKTETLSPTHDYYKHPEWMIEYGGKYYYNPALPEVQQHLTSIVEEVVIKYDIDAIHFDDYFYPYKIKGIEFNDAASYQKFGNGLSLADWRRSNVTTFVKNISSSIKKLKPWVQFGISPFGVWRNKSVDPKGSDTSSGQTNYDDLYADPVDWMNNNWIDYIVPQLYWSIDHKTASYAKLMKWWSENVPSNTALYVGNSTYKIKADSDKHWNNKFEIPNQIDLTRSYPNVQGNGFFSAKWFMNKNMDVVKVLQEYEYKYPALPLPVPNFKKAITETLAINSITKDTANYYISFQKPKLLSKVRYIVVYGAKDASKININDASQILDKIAVTEENEGFSIEVPDYKMIGKTAFAFTFVDYYANESPETIIDLQVETQTK from the coding sequence ATGATTCTAAAGAAGTCCCTGCTATTCCCAACTATATATCTTCTACTTTTTGCTGTCATTGGGTATTCCCAAAAAAGAGAGATGCACCCCAAAAACGAATTTAGAGCCGTTTGGATCGCCACTGTTGTCAATATCGACTGGCCAAAAAGCAGTATGGATTCGGTTGAGAAACAAAAGGCTGATTTTATCGACATTTTGGATACGTATCAAAAACTCAATTACAATGCAGTAATTGTCCAAATTCGTTCTGTGGGTGATGCGCTGTATCCAACAATTTTGGCACCTTGGTCCCGTTACCTGACTGGAAGAGAAGGAAAAGCACCTACTCCAAATTATGACGTACTCGAATGGATGATTTCTGAAGCCCATGCCCGTGGTTTCGAATTTCACGCTTGGCTCAATCCCTATCGCGCCACTTTCGACTTGAAAACCGAAACCTTAAGTCCAACCCACGATTATTACAAACATCCCGAATGGATGATTGAATATGGTGGCAAATACTATTACAACCCTGCCCTACCCGAAGTGCAGCAACACCTAACATCGATTGTTGAAGAAGTGGTGATAAAATACGACATTGACGCCATACACTTTGATGATTATTTTTATCCTTACAAAATAAAAGGAATCGAATTTAATGACGCTGCTTCCTATCAAAAATTTGGAAACGGACTTTCCCTTGCGGATTGGAGACGTTCCAATGTGACTACTTTTGTCAAAAATATTTCTTCCAGCATCAAAAAACTAAAGCCATGGGTACAATTTGGTATTAGCCCGTTTGGGGTTTGGCGCAACAAATCGGTTGACCCAAAAGGTTCCGATACATCTTCAGGACAAACCAATTATGACGACCTATACGCAGATCCTGTTGATTGGATGAACAACAACTGGATTGATTATATCGTACCGCAATTGTACTGGAGCATTGACCATAAAACGGCTTCGTATGCCAAATTAATGAAATGGTGGTCTGAAAATGTGCCAAGCAACACCGCATTGTATGTCGGGAACAGCACCTACAAAATCAAAGCCGATTCTGATAAACACTGGAATAATAAATTCGAAATTCCGAATCAAATTGACCTTACCCGCTCCTATCCAAATGTACAAGGAAATGGCTTTTTTAGTGCCAAATGGTTTATGAACAAAAATATGGATGTGGTCAAAGTACTTCAAGAGTATGAATACAAATATCCAGCGTTACCATTGCCGGTTCCTAATTTCAAAAAGGCAATCACAGAAACACTCGCTATCAATTCCATCACAAAGGACACAGCCAATTATTATATCTCTTTTCAGAAACCAAAATTGCTGTCAAAAGTTAGATATATAGTGGTGTACGGTGCCAAAGATGCTTCTAAAATAAACATAAATGATGCGTCACAAATTCTGGATAAAATTGCTGTCACAGAAGAAAATGAAGGCTTCAGCATCGAAGTGCCCGATTATAAAATGATTGGCAAAACGGCCTTTGCTTTTACTTTCGTGGATTATTATGCCAACGAAAGTCCTGAGACCATAATCGATTTACAAGTTGAAACGCAAACTAAATAA
- a CDS encoding peroxiredoxin, whose amino-acid sequence MSLVGKKFPSIAVDAISEMGDNLKINIFEEATKNNKKVLLFWYPKDFTFVCPTELHAFQAALPEFEKRNTIVIGASCDTNEVHFAWLNTPKNNGGIEGVTYPILADTNRNLANILGILDIESTSYSEDTDSVIIEGSNVTYRATYLIDETGKIFHESVNDMPLGRNVNEYLRMVDAYTHIQVKGEVCPANWEAGKEAMNADRKSTAEYLSLN is encoded by the coding sequence ATGTCATTAGTAGGTAAAAAATTCCCAAGTATTGCAGTAGACGCTATTTCAGAAATGGGTGATAATTTAAAAATCAACATTTTCGAGGAAGCTACAAAAAACAACAAAAAAGTACTTTTGTTTTGGTACCCAAAAGATTTCACTTTTGTATGTCCAACAGAATTACACGCTTTCCAAGCGGCGCTACCGGAATTTGAAAAAAGAAACACAATCGTAATTGGAGCTTCTTGTGATACTAACGAAGTACACTTTGCTTGGTTAAATACTCCAAAAAACAACGGTGGAATTGAAGGTGTAACTTACCCAATTCTTGCAGATACAAACAGAAACTTAGCTAACATTTTAGGAATTCTTGACATCGAATCTACTAGCTACAGCGAAGATACAGATTCAGTTATTATCGAAGGATCAAACGTAACTTACAGAGCTACTTACTTAATTGACGAGACTGGAAAAATCTTCCACGAAAGCGTTAATGATATGCCTTTAGGACGTAACGTAAACGAATATTTACGTATGGTTGATGCTTATACTCACATTCAAGTAAAAGGTGAAGTTTGTCCTGCAAACTGGGAAGCTGGTAAAGAAGCAATGAATGCTGACAGAAAAAGTACTGCTGAATACCTAAGCCTTAACTAA
- a CDS encoding transposase: MIQNNTTTKEGYVIRDQTLPHFITATVVDWIDIFTRKTYRDTVIECLDYCIEHKGMVLYGYVIMSNHIHLIVQSSDGKLSDLIRDFKKFIATKILEKIQIEPESRRET; the protein is encoded by the coding sequence ATGATTCAAAATAACACAACGACCAAAGAAGGCTACGTCATAAGAGATCAAACTTTGCCACATTTTATAACGGCAACTGTTGTCGATTGGATCGATATTTTTACACGAAAAACATATAGAGACACGGTTATCGAGTGTTTAGATTATTGTATTGAGCACAAAGGAATGGTTCTTTACGGCTATGTTATTATGAGCAATCATATTCATTTAATAGTTCAATCCAGTGACGGTAAACTTTCGGATTTAATACGTGATTTCAAAAAATTCATAGCAACCAAAATCTTAGAAAAAATACAAATCGAACCCGAAAGTCGAAGAGAAACCTAA
- a CDS encoding guanylate kinase, giving the protein MEIRNDCYAKYRGGEYRFFEKDNSYRLQASISQNLLNLGFKKYTQKELKEKIYIDLDINEIVSAYQVSTYCKYKGFVFFIENSFEDIFTLLPLKEAQEHFRDFPHHGYDPSYEAKENEMEEIWEERKPIEGFAFDVEPIFFIKKKET; this is encoded by the coding sequence ATGGAAATTAGAAATGATTGCTACGCTAAATATAGAGGAGGGGAATATAGGTTTTTTGAAAAAGATAATAGTTATAGATTACAGGCAAGCATAAGCCAAAATTTATTAAACCTAGGATTTAAAAAATATACTCAAAAAGAACTTAAAGAAAAGATATATATAGATCTTGACATTAATGAAATTGTTTCGGCTTATCAAGTTTCGACTTATTGCAAATATAAAGGGTTTGTTTTTTTTATAGAGAATTCTTTTGAAGACATTTTTACGTTATTACCGCTAAAAGAAGCTCAAGAGCATTTTAGAGATTTTCCGCATCACGGATATGATCCCAGTTATGAAGCTAAAGAAAATGAAATGGAAGAAATATGGGAAGAACGTAAACCTATTGAGGGATTTGCTTTTGATGTTGAGCCAATTTTTTTTATTAAAAAGAAAGAGACATAA
- a CDS encoding MFS transporter, whose protein sequence is MKDNKPWYWIPFLNFSSGFPYAIIISVSVIMYKDLGVDNQDIGFYTSLLYLPWVIKPIWSPFIDLYATKRKWFLAMQLLIAITFLIVGITISFNHFFILSLALFWVGAFASASNDVASDGYYMLALAKEQQAFFLGIRSTFYRLSMLTGNGLIVILAGFLENKFGDNTKAWSYTMIFVALIAISLTIYNFFSTPKVEEIAETDASQKTSFSEVFTSFFQKKQIGIALAFILLFRLGESQLLKMLTPFLIDGKTKGGMGLATEDVGIIYGTFGVIALVIGGILGGIVISKEGLRKWMLRMFLAMHLPIIGFVLLAYFHPTSVYYIYAAVIAEQFGYGFGFAAFMMYLIYIADGESKTSHYAIATGFMALGMMLPGMASGFIQEYLGYGNFFIWVFCATIPGLILSQYLDYPDEYGKKVEEK, encoded by the coding sequence ATGAAAGACAACAAGCCCTGGTATTGGATTCCGTTTTTAAATTTTTCATCGGGTTTTCCGTATGCGATTATTATTTCGGTTTCGGTTATTATGTATAAAGACTTGGGTGTTGACAACCAAGACATTGGTTTTTACACCAGTTTACTCTACTTACCTTGGGTCATCAAACCAATCTGGAGTCCGTTTATTGATTTGTATGCCACCAAAAGAAAATGGTTTTTGGCGATGCAATTATTGATTGCAATTACCTTTCTGATAGTGGGTATTACAATCTCTTTTAATCATTTTTTCATATTGAGTTTGGCGCTGTTTTGGGTTGGGGCATTTGCTTCGGCATCCAATGATGTGGCAAGCGATGGCTATTATATGTTGGCATTGGCCAAAGAACAACAGGCTTTTTTCTTAGGGATCCGAAGTACATTTTATAGACTTTCGATGCTTACGGGAAATGGACTAATTGTAATTCTTGCAGGCTTTTTGGAAAATAAATTTGGAGACAATACCAAAGCGTGGTCATATACCATGATTTTTGTCGCCTTGATTGCTATTTCCCTTACCATTTACAACTTTTTCTCCACTCCCAAAGTAGAAGAAATCGCCGAAACCGATGCAAGTCAAAAAACAAGTTTCAGCGAAGTCTTTACCTCTTTCTTTCAAAAGAAACAAATTGGAATTGCACTTGCTTTTATTTTACTTTTCAGATTGGGTGAATCCCAATTATTAAAAATGCTGACTCCTTTTTTAATCGATGGCAAAACAAAAGGAGGCATGGGATTAGCCACTGAAGATGTGGGAATCATTTATGGAACTTTTGGAGTAATTGCCCTTGTAATTGGAGGAATTCTGGGTGGTATCGTTATTTCCAAAGAAGGGCTGCGCAAATGGATGTTACGAATGTTCCTTGCTATGCACTTGCCTATAATTGGTTTTGTGCTCTTGGCTTATTTTCATCCAACATCGGTTTATTATATTTATGCCGCTGTTATTGCTGAGCAATTTGGATACGGTTTTGGTTTTGCGGCCTTTATGATGTACTTAATTTACATAGCCGATGGTGAATCCAAAACTTCGCACTACGCTATTGCCACTGGCTTTATGGCATTGGGCATGATGCTTCCTGGTATGGCGAGTGGTTTTATACAAGAGTATTTAGGTTATGGCAATTTCTTCATCTGGGTATTTTGCGCCACCATCCCGGGATTGATTTTATCCCAATACCTGGATTATCCGGATGAGTATGGTAAGAAAGTAGAAGAGAAATAA
- a CDS encoding co-chaperone YbbN: MLIELNEDTLGALIAQNEKVVVQYSASWCGNCRIMKPKFKKLASENDGISFVLVDAENSPESRKLANVSNLPTFATFVNGKLVNETQTNKQEVLIELINEIV; the protein is encoded by the coding sequence ATGTTAATCGAATTAAACGAAGATACGTTAGGGGCTTTAATAGCACAAAACGAAAAAGTGGTGGTTCAATATTCAGCCTCATGGTGTGGAAATTGCAGAATCATGAAACCAAAATTCAAAAAATTGGCTTCAGAAAATGATGGAATTTCATTTGTTTTGGTTGATGCCGAGAATTCTCCAGAATCCAGAAAACTAGCCAACGTAAGCAACTTGCCTACTTTCGCCACTTTCGTAAATGGAAAATTGGTAAACGAAACCCAAACCAACAAACAAGAAGTTTTAATCGAATTGATTAATGAAATTGTTTAA